The Nicotiana tabacum cultivar K326 chromosome 1, ASM71507v2, whole genome shotgun sequence genome segment CTAAATGTAATAGCAGTTCCTATCAATAAATTGAAtatttcttcttacttacttgagtcaaacactttatggcattcgcgtttaggtcacgtaaacttcaaaacattgcggaagatgataaatctagaagtattgccaaaatttgattgcattaattccaaatgtcaaatatgtgtggaatcaaagtatgttaagcatccttataagtccgttgaaaggaattcaagtcctttagacttaattcacacagatatttgcgacatgaagtcaacaccatctcgcggtgggaaaaagtattttattaatttattgacgatagcacgagatactgctatgtttatttacttaatagtaaagatgaggcaattaatgctttcaagcaatacaagagtgaagttgaaacgcaactaaacaaaaaaatcaaaatgataagaagtgataggggtggcgaatatgaatctccttttgaagaaatttgtttggaaaatggcattattcaccaaacaactgccccttactctccacaatctaatggaattgcggagaggaagaatcgaacattgaaggagatgatgaatgcattgctaataagttctggcttaccaccgaacttgtgggggaagctaTACTTACAGCTAACCGGATAATCAATCGTGTACCTCATAGTAAAACacagtccattccttatgaaaagtggaaaggaaggaagcctagcttgaaatacttcaaagtgtgggggtgtttagctaaggtacaagttcctaaacctaaaagagttaagataggtccaaaaacggttgattgagtgtttattggatatgtaaccaatagcaaggcatatcgttttctggttcataagtcagaaaatcctgagattcacattaatacgataatagaatcagataatgctgaattctttgaaactatttatctgtataaaaaggaaagtgaagtgacctgccaaaagtcaaaacgacctcaGGAGGAAATAACATATGGTATGTCTAATGAAGAAAATCCAAGAagaagtaaacgtcaaaggatatctacttcattcggtccagattttctgacttttctgttagaaaatgagcctcgtaccttcaaggaagcaatgtcttcctcagaagtacaatattggaaagaagctgtcaatagtgaaatagaatccatattgagcaaCCATACCTGGGAGTTGGCTGATCTTCCTCCGGGTAATAAaacgttgggttctaaatggattttcaagaagaaaatgaaagacgatggtactattgacaaatacaaggcaagacttgttgtcaaaggatttagacaacgagaaggtcttgactattttgacacatactcgccggtaacaagaattacatctattcggatgctaatagcgttagccgccttgtatggtcttcaaatccatcaaatggatgtaaaaacagccttcttaaatggtgatcttgaggaagaaatttacatgaaccaatctgaagggtttgtggttccggaaaaagaaaagaaggtgtgtaaacaagcacccaaacaatggtatgcgaaatttgaccaaacaatgttgtcaaatggttttaagattaatgaatgtgataagtgtgtttacattaagaacgTTCAAAATCatgtagtcattgtttgcttatatgttgatgatatgctaataatgagcaaagacattgccgacattcaagctactaagcgtatgcttattagtaagtttgatatgaaagacttaggagttgccgatgtaattctaggaattaaaatccagaggactcctcaaggtctagctttgtctcaatcacattacgtgaaaatggtacttgaaaaattcaaacacttggaaTTTAGAAGTGCAAGGACTCCAATTGACTTTACCATCATCTTATGAAGAATAAAGGCAAAAGTATGTCTCAATTGgagtatgctcgtgtgttgggaagtctaatgtacatcatgaactgtacccgacctgatatagcttgtgcaataagtaaacttagtcgattcacaAGTAATCCCAACAAGCATCACTGGGTGGCTATGAAACGAGTTCTGGGATATTTGGAGTATACCCAAGACTACGCTTTGCACTACAATAACTATCCTGCGGTTAttgaaggatatagtgatgctaattggataaccggctcatcagaaacaaagtccacaagtggatacgtgtttactgttggtggaggagcagtatcttggaaGTCTTCCAAACAGACATGTATCgctcgctctacaatggaatcagagtttatagtattggataaagccggtgaagaagctgaatggcttcggAATTTTTTAGAAGACATTCCATTCTGGCCAAAACCTTTGGCTCCTatttgcatacattgcgatagtgagGATGCAATAGGACGGGCatggagcgttatgtataacggaaagtctcgtcatatacgacgaagacataataccgttagacaactactttctagtggaattatcactattgattatgtaagatcaaaggataatgttgcggatccacttacaaaaggcttaactagagagggagttgagaaatcatctaagggaatgggactatggccgaggacaagtcaacatggcggtaactctacctaaaaTTTTGGATGTtccgagatctaggttcaaggagctcaaacaaagttgtgattgaccggttcaacattgtcaaaacaaaatctttggtccattctcgtgatgaagacaatgttcagtaacaaGGATAGAACTTTACACGTTCTTTAATGATTACCTAAGTTTGATGAGGTATTTATCAAATAATGTCAATCtaaaggattacacgtttaggaatcacctatgtaagtgtgaagaaGAAGCCACTTCAAtgagaattctgtaaggccaattctctacgcacttatgataccgggcggtgttcatggctaaaacgaacacaacaatgagaaccaaaagatggttaagggttggttgtgtgacatatggctgtctaggtatacactaaaagttcgaagatatcaaatctaccgattgaccgagtatatccaacatatgttcactacggaaagttcaaagggaaacctacttatccagatgcaattaatccttacttgcaaaatcacatagctttcatctatgatctttcttgatacagccattcccattcatgtgggggattgttggactttaagccattgggctttaaaagagaagaagtgtgaattggaaatggagggaaataaaatggagggaaaatgaaaatttgaagaagtgaacttttgtcttgcactttgtccctcattggtgagggacaatcacatttatgtgcttatatatagattcacttcttaaagctcttaaaaggagttgaagagaatgaacccttgcgccgtcgtcgtcgctcgctcggctcggcttcggcttcggcttcggcttcggcttcggcttcggcttcggcttcggcttcggattcggatttggaagaagtgtgaattggaaatggagggaaaataaaaatttgaagaagtgaacttttgtcttgcattttgtccctcattggtgagggacaatcacatttatgtgcttatatatagattcacttcttaaagctcttaaaaggagttgaagagaatgaaccctcgcgccgtcgtcgtcgctcgctcggctcggcttcggcttcggcttcggatttggaaaatcgatcgataagattatttttggacaaaatttatttaattatttaataattaattaaatgccaaatcactgctGAACGTTCAGAGGGCCTCActggccgcggttctgccgcgaccgcggtagaatcGCGGCAGTCAGATTCAGAGAAGCTCTCTGGCCGCGGTTCGGCCGcgatcgcggtagaaccgcggcatgccgcgtattttctgaaaaggcacctttccagacacctcttctgatatttgcctataaattATGAGGCAAGGCTGCATCTTCCAGATACAAAAAAGACTCTAcaacttctttctttctgaatatactgcatcctaattcgcactctctctctcaaattcgtaagtgtgattttgctccgttctttgagttcgttggtatcctgcagtttgtattgccaccgttgcaggaaggtttattccgttttatcctgagaggatttaatccattaccttggcaacgtgtgaggggattaaaattccttaaggacgcacaagaaaattgtggactcggaatatttctgattctttactattttatatatttcattattcttctaacagtttcCTGAATTTTGTTTTAACTGAATAACGTTCACAATATCATATATTGACTAATACATTATCAAGAAACAAAAGAgaacaataatattattttagaaGTGTCTCAATCTGCAAAGTTTAGGAGCTGATTAAACAATGAATACCAGTCAAGTAAACTTCTCACGAAACATTAGTTTTAGATTTTAATGGGACCGACTGTTTTGCATGCCCCTTTGAATTATGAACTAGCAGCCAGCAGGCGTATATTATTTATTGTTAGAACTTAAATGGGACCAATTAATTTGTTCGTTGAATCAGGAACTAGCAGAAATATAATTTATTAACGTTACGAAGAAAACTTTCTGCTGGTTCATGACTTTTAACTTTTTTTAGCGACACGAAGATGGATTATTGGGTCTGGATTATTTAATGAGTATTGCTATAATATCTCTTATATGAGACTTTTTTCGCTCGTCCAACAAAATATATTTTGTAATTCTTCCCAATCTCATCCCTTCCCGCCGATTTTGTGGTAGTTTGATAGAATTATTAGTCCAAAGATTAAGTAATATACCGTACACTATAAAATTTTATAGGCCATTCGTATTATTTAACATGTTATAATAGTCGGTTAGTTATAGTTTTTTATCAAGGTGACATTATAAGTCGAAACCTCTATTGTTCTTTATATAGTTTACTAGTTGCTACTTCTCTTTTCTGGCTTTCTTATATTCTTGTTTGATTGACTTTTCTTGATATCTTGATTAAAGTCTAAATCAACAAATTGTTTACAAATTGTTCTAGCTACTTTGATTATGAACTCTTACCTGCAAAAAAGGGACTACGAAAACACATGCCTTTTAAACATTTTCCTACGACTAGATTCATTATTTCTTATCCATTTTTTTATTAAACATCCAGATTATTGAgctttttcatcttttctttgttttgctCGTCTTGTGTAGAATTAATTATCACAAGATGCATTGCACTGCTATTTTTAATATGTGCACACTAATTAGGGTGATAAATAAGGTTTAGTGGATGGTTGTAATTGCTGTAGTTGGAAATTCTTTCTAATATGTCATCCTTTTCCTCTCGCTCTCAAATTTCTAAAATTGGTTATTGTCAGGAATAGTTATTATTAATGACTTAGTCGGTGAGCACAATATTTTTATTGGGAAAAGGACGGTATAATAGCTTTCAAAATAATACCGAAAAAATATActacagtcagacctctctataacagtatTCATATATAACAACATTTCACTGTAAAAGTCAAACTTTTCcggaaccaattttcatgttatgttataatatatgttttctataacagcacttcgctataacatcTAAAGATATTCAGAATaaacgaggctgttatagagaggtttgactgtatattTTTTGCATATATTTACATTTTGCATGTTATATACAAAATTCGTACACACTTTTTCGACTAcggaatgtaaatagtttctgacgcGGCTAAAAGTTTAAAAACCCCATATGTATTCTTGTGGGGAATCAACCATCCCAGTAGCTTCCTTATACACTTTGTATTATTTATGTCTTGAATTTTTTCCTTGTTTAGTTTTTCTTATTTTGATTGTGTACTAGTTAATACACGATCTTCCGCGGCCTAAAACAAATTGATAGAGCTCAATGGTCATATTAATGCTAAACAATCAATCTACTATTCATTTCTTTTTACAAAATGAAACAAATAAAAACTTGAATTATAGTATACGAAATTATCACAAAAATTTGTCAGCCTTTTGCAAACAGAGATTTTTCCTCTGTAAACAGCagagaacaaaacaaaaaagcaataacaaaataaactaattccAATCCCCAGTTGGAAATTGtaaaaattgaatcttttttTTAAAGTCAATATGGAACTGGTGGTGACATTTTACCAATTTGATCAAGAACATCAAGGACTTCAGCTCTGCTCCTTACAATCCTGTGAAACACTTCCCTAATCTGTTGCTGTAACGGCGTTAGCCCTTCCTCCATTTTCCGGCATATCTCCGCCATCTCCGCCACCTGCTCCGCCACCTCTTCCAGCTTCTCCTCCTCTGCCGGAAACTGAAAATTTTCGGCGAAATCCACCAAATTCTGTGCCACTTTCTCCATTTTCTGCATTTCATCTAATAACCCAGTCGTtccctttttctcctttttcttccaTTCCTCTGCGATTTTATCTTGCAGCGCAATCAAAGCCTGTCCCCAATTCAAATTCCTCGGCAATGGAAGATGTGTTAACAGACCTGTCCGTTCCTGACACGGAATCGCCGCCACTAGGGCCCACATCACGAACACGAAAATCGTGCCCATAGCATAAATCGGGACCGCCAGTCCCGTCGGCTCACCGCCACGTGGCGCAACGAGATTGGAGGCCATAGCCTGAATCTGTTTCGAAGCGGACCACGATTTTGCCACGGACCATGACATAGAACGAAAAGTTCCATTAGTTCTATCTTTATTAATATTCCcagcaccaccaccaccaccgccGCTACGCCTGCCAAATGACCACGTGCGCTCAGCAGCTTTTGCGTGATAATTATTCTCCTTATCATCTAACATCATCGACGTAAGCAACGTGTTCAACGCCTTTTTGGCTCGTCTTACTTGTCCGTCTCCCATTGGCTTTTGCTCAAACGCTGTAACAGCGATTTGAGCTAGCTTTTGCCAGTGATGCACGAGTTCTAACCCGTGCGTCACAGCGTTACAAATATCAA includes the following:
- the LOC107780540 gene encoding protein ROH1A, with protein sequence MPMTDNQGSFLNRISIRRNQVSNMENNHEQDIEDLELFQKHVADRFSDLLPNDPPSTTDSPAIDQSPLFSISWFRKLLDVFLCCEAEFKALVLIGRDPVQFSKPPLDRLVPDILERSIKSLDICNAVTHGLELVHHWQKLAQIAVTAFEQKPMGDGQVRRAKKALNTLLTSMMLDDKENNYHAKAAERTWSFGRRSGGGGGGAGNINKDRTNGTFRSMSWSVAKSWSASKQIQAMASNLVAPRGGEPTGLAVPIYAMGTIFVFVMWALVAAIPCQERTGLLTHLPLPRNLNWGQALIALQDKIAEEWKKKEKKGTTGLLDEMQKMEKVAQNLVDFAENFQFPAEEEKLEEVAEQVAEMAEICRKMEEGLTPLQQQIREVFHRIVRSRAEVLDVLDQIGKMSPPVPY